The sequence AGGGGAACTAGCTGAATCTGTAAATAGGGAGACACGTATACCTTCTCTATAAGGAAATTGGTTCGTGTTTCAGTCTGTCATTGTTTTGACTTGGAAAATAACAAGCATTGAATAGCGAATTTCCTGCCTCAGAGGATTTAGTTCAGGGCAAAAGGCAGTAGGGCTCGAGATTGTGGTTGGCACAAGTCACGACTCAAATCCTAACTCGTGAACCAAGTCTGGTATTTAAGTGGAGTTGGTAGAAGGTTGTAAGTGTTGAAGCCAGCTGACCCAGCTCCAATATTCCTCTGAAATTTGTGTGTCTAGATTCTGTGCTTTAAAAGTTATGCACACTCatatacatgtgtgtgtgtatatgtaaAGATCTTGATAGACATGCTTGGAATTCTGATTGTTGTTGAAGTtgtcattttaataaaatacatcTCTTCATATATTTCCTtcagcttcttcttcttcttcttcttttaaaattaaattagaagtCTATTTCGCATAAAATATATGCTATTAAGTCTTGTATTATCTACAGAATCTGATAACTTCTTCTTTTTGGCCTTTTAAAGCTATCCAGGAAAACAGTGCCCCATTATGGGAGATAGATTTCTGCAGAGTAGCCGGGATTCCCTGGCACAAGGTTGTGAGTGCAAAAACATATATGGACTGTTATGAAAATGTGGTTAAGTGGGATGACTCTGCAGGTCAAGAAGCATTCAACGTTGCAAAAAGGAGATATTGGGCGAAGATTTCTGGTTTCCCCCCTCAGAATCCTCCTCCCAATCCAGATTTGTACATTGATAAAGTTGATTGGGACTCAGCTATCGATCCGGAGCTGATATTAGATTTGGACAGAGAATATTTCAACCCTAATGAAGTTAAGAACTCTGTCAAGTCTGAGAACAACTTAGATCCTGGATGCACCCTGGTATGGGAGGATAAAACTGCTGATAATGGTGAAAACCCTTGGGGAAGTGGTAATGTGCAGGGCTCTAAAACTGCTGCTAATGGTGAAAATCCTTGGGAAAGTGGCAATGTGCAGGACTCAAACCCTGTTGGCAATCGTGATAATCCTTGGGAAAGTGCTTCTATCGAGGATACGAAGCAGACTTGGAATGAATGGTATACCCCTGTAAACATCAAAAATGATAATCCGTGGGAAAGGAGTTCCCCAAAAACCCAGGGCATCTTGAAGGGTACTGCCTGGGGAGGCTGTGGAAATGAGTCATGGGGTTGGAACAGTGGGATGAATTATCAGAATGGATATGCTTGTGTTGATAACAGTTTCAGCAATTTGTGGTATCAAAGTGGTGCATGTGTTTCTGGTGCTAAAGGAAACGAATGGGTTGATAATAGCGTTGGTTCCTGGGGTCAAACCTATTGGAATACTGGAGGGCATGAGCAGCGGAATTCAGACTATGGCTCTCGCTGGAACAGGAATTTTAGTCGAGGTGGTGGAACAACCACAAAGGACAGAAGATGGAGAGGATCTGAGGGCACTTCTTGGGATTATCAGCAACAACCAAGGCAGAGTAACGACAGAAATGTGGATTTTGGAAGACCTAGTAGAGGTAATAATACCTTTTATTCTGGTTCGCGCAAGAGGGAAAGTTCTTCACAACATGTGCCGAGGTACAAAAGCTCAAGGTTTCAAAGTGATGAACAGAGGACTGCGAACAATTGGAGAGAAGAAAACAAACAGAAGAGGGTTACTTTTAACAGCATGTATGACTAGTTGATCAACTTCTTAAGTTGGCGTTTCAATGAAAAAGTTAACGAGCTTCTTAAGTTATCTTTTCAATGAAAAGTTGACCAACTTCTGGAtctttttgtatgttatgtaaCACCATTGGGTTTTACCAAGTCCAATGGTGGTGGAGCAGTTGCAACCATGATCTTGCAGAGGGATGGTAGACAGGTAAGGGCAGTGGAATAGGAGAAATGTTATGGCATTGAGCGGAAATTTGTAACATAAAAAAGCTCATTTCTGttcccatttatttatttttggttaaaGAGAAAATATCCTGCTGGATGGATAGTTGGTAGTAGGTATGATAGATGATGATAAATTGCATGTTGCTAGAGCCCATGTACCTTTGCTGTAAGTGGCTTCGATATCTCGGTGTAAGCTTGTAAATCTTTATATAACTTCACCCTTTTCCCCTCTGGGAATTGGCCACAGGTATAATATGCATCGAGGGATTTTGTACTTTTAGTCTTGCTGAGACTTGTATGCCTTGTAACTGTCATTTTAGATGCATATTGGCAGGTCAAAGAGTGGATGTCATGGTCCTGGTGAATCCCTTTGAACTCATTTCAAAGAAGTTCAACCTGAATGGTGATGGGTGGTATCATCACTACTTGCGcggttttctttcttttttttgtttgttgaaaACTGTGGTGTTTGGGTCAGCTTGCATGTACCTTAGTGAATTTTATGGGATACCTATAGTGACCATGACAGTTACCACCAAAGCTAGACAGACGAGATGAGACAATTCGTCTGTCAGATCTATATACGCAGTTCTAAAAGGGTTTGGTCTAGAGCAATGGTCACATCAAGCACATTGATATATACTGTTGACATTTAGACAGGATCCTGCCTTTTTCTTACCCCTGAAAATCAGTTAGCGTTGATGCATATCTTAATCCTAATAAATACGATTAAAGGGTGCGAACTAATAgttaatgatgaaaaataaaaaattatgggCGGGGTGATTATAGTTTAAGTCCTGatgaaaatggtaaaaaaaaagacattaggtttttctttttcatgcCTATGCTAAAGAATATCAGTATTATGTACTCAAATTTGTTACTTCGATACGATGTTTTCACGAATTTGCGTTATTTTagtataataaattttttatcgaAGTATGGTACAAATCAACGTCCAAATCAGAGTGCGGggttaaaaaggtaaaaaaaattgtcaaaaatttcaaaatggcatatcaattttttttaaaaatcaaaacggtaaaatcgctcacGATGTAGCGACTTTTGCCGTCTGAAAAAGCGAAATCGCTGCAATAGCAGCGATATCttaaatttgctttttttttaaaaaaaaattaaacgaatCGCTCCACAcggagcgattttcaaaatcaaaaaaaataattattttttttataagtcgCTGCTTCTGCAGCGACttccattaaaaattttaattttatttttattttttgctttatttaaaaaaaaattgattcaattttttttaaaaaaaaaattattggcagcgatttttaattacttttttttaaaaaaaaaatcaaatcgctgtaaaggcagcgatttacacttaatttatattatttttttttgaaaatttaattaaatcgcTGTAAAAATATTAGCcgattaaattaagttttcaaaaaaaaaaaaatttaagtgtaaAGCAAAAAATGTGTTAATTAAGAATTCactttataaatacatataaagatCAGTCCCAAAAAATGtgttaaataagaattcattttatacggaaaagggcctaaaataccctcaaagtattgaaaatggtacaaaattacccttcatccacctattggctccaaaatgcccttcccacccacctattaggtccaaaatacccttgtcatccaccttttggttcaaaatttaccacttatttaacggttttatatttaaactatttaaatattttttaaaatacgtggcgctcaactatttgttataatttaacttattatgtaatttataaatcaatccactacccacccattactaattaaatcgctctaaattaatgaaccgtcaaattattaatgcaagctactgccaattgagtgtttttaaaaaatatagaagtaaattatcatacaagttagtaatgagtgggtagtggattggtttataaattatattaataaattaaatttataattgatagttgaacgccaagtatttaaaaaaatatttaaaaagtttaattttaaaacaattaaaaaatggtcaattttaaacccaaaggtggatgacaagggtatttttgagccaataggtggatgaaaagggcattttggagccaataggtggatgaagggtaattttgtaccattttcaatactttaagggtattttaggcccttgtccGCATTTTATATCGTAGTTAACACATATAATGCTCTTAATATATCCTTCTCTTTTTAACAATCATCTtccattatttaattaacatggTTAAGATCTCTATGTCCTTAATCAGAAGTCTCGAGTTCAAGTCtttatgattgaaaaaaattatattgaaaatgtCACCCAAAAAACGAGTGGTGCATTCAACGAACTCACATGTCACTAC comes from Solanum pennellii chromosome 1, SPENNV200 and encodes:
- the LOC107008584 gene encoding uncharacterized protein LOC107008584; its protein translation is MGNWNRRRWIPRKKYKQEDLPPSQPYQYNQSPYHAIQENSAPLWEIDFCRVAGIPWHKVVSAKTYMDCYENVVKWDDSAGQEAFNVAKRRYWAKISGFPPQNPPPNPDLYIDKVDWDSAIDPELILDLDREYFNPNEVKNSVKSENNLDPGCTLVWEDKTADNGENPWGSGNVQGSKTAANGENPWESGNVQDSNPVGNRDNPWESASIEDTKQTWNEWYTPVNIKNDNPWERSSPKTQGILKGTAWGGCGNESWGWNSGMNYQNGYACVDNSFSNLWYQSGACVSGAKGNEWVDNSVGSWGQTYWNTGGHEQRNSDYGSRWNRNFSRGGGTTTKDRRWRGSEGTSWDYQQQPRQSNDRNVDFGRPSRGNNTFYSGSRKRESSSQHVPRYKSSRFQSDEQRTANNWREENKQKRVTFNSMYD